One region of Mucilaginibacter gotjawali genomic DNA includes:
- a CDS encoding response regulator, which produces MRTSLTRNLQIGFGLSLLLLVVSSVASFFSIQNLLKSADLVDHSNQVVERLESIMSTMKDAETGQRGYLLTGKDEFLEPYNGAYGKALQLIDQVQRLTIDNPQQQVYSIRMKGVLIRRLSALQTLINKKRSGEAVTVTDLEIGKAAMDDLRKVVDSSEQAERTLLNNRTVSLKQFTSITPLIIVLAALLAISVSVFSYIKVTSDMAARASLQEELTIKDQEISRRINIIQHIAGQISAGEYGVRVNDDEKDSLGSISLALNKMAESLQKSFNILSDNDWMQTGISQLNNQMIGEKPLDVLMADVLRFIAGYTGSQVGALYLLENDDLWLRSSFALTGAPSKIAMGEGLVGQAAKSDHVLWLKEIADEQIQVVHAAGGIKPRNFLIVPIHYESQVKGVIELASVYRFPDRKLEFLKNVADNIGLAVAGAQNRQRLQELLEETQAQSEELQAQHSELENLNTELEAHAQKLQTSEEELRVQQEELQQTNIELSERSRIIQERNIEIQQKAEELERTTRYKSEFMANMSHELRTPLNSILLLSRYLSENSTQNLTAEQIESAGVILSSGNGLLNLIDELLDLSKIEAGKMDLEYQKIPLSELVGAMQSLFAPVAKEKGLQFIINQETVKTIVMETDRMRLEQILKNLLSNAFKFTGKGQVILTVRQPPANPDILEFQVADTGIGIPKDKLGIVFEAFQQADGSTKRKFGGTGLGLSISRQLARLLGGEISVVSDPGKGSVFTLTLPLNRETDHISIPPVIHTENASADQLMTDSNRKKFLVPVMPDDIADDRNEIQPGDKTILIIEDDTPFAKALLNYTHKSGYKGITTVRGDYALQLAIQYQPVAILLDIHLPMKDGWDVMEELKANDATRHIPVHIMSSVEAKKESRLKGAVDFISKPIAVEQMKQMFQKLEEVWSRNPKKVLIVEENARHARALSYFLDTFNVSSTVSGSISESIDALNNKQVDCVIMDMAVPDKKAYETLETIKQNPGLEDLPIIIFTGKHLSAGEETRIRQYADTIVVKTAHSYQRILDEVTLFLHLVENQRNSSARGNPKGRDLLDDVLKDNTVLIADDDVRNIFSMTKSLEKYGMKVITATDGKEALEQLTQHPEISIVLMDMMMPEMDGYESTARIRQNPLFKEIPVIAVTAKAMLGDREKCIAAGASDYISKPVDVDQLTSLLRVWLFDKKNKIKK; this is translated from the coding sequence ATGAGAACTTCACTTACCCGCAACTTGCAGATTGGTTTTGGTTTATCTTTGCTATTGCTAGTTGTAAGCTCTGTTGCATCCTTTTTCAGTATTCAAAATCTATTAAAAAGCGCTGATCTTGTTGACCATAGCAACCAGGTAGTTGAACGGCTTGAAAGTATCATGTCTACCATGAAAGATGCGGAGACCGGCCAACGCGGTTATCTTTTAACCGGCAAGGATGAATTTCTGGAGCCTTATAACGGTGCTTATGGAAAAGCGCTTCAATTGATTGACCAGGTACAGCGATTAACTATCGATAATCCGCAGCAACAGGTTTATAGCATCCGGATGAAAGGGGTATTGATAAGACGCCTTTCAGCGTTACAGACACTGATTAACAAAAAACGTTCAGGGGAGGCTGTTACGGTGACTGACCTGGAAATCGGGAAAGCGGCCATGGATGACCTCAGGAAGGTAGTTGACAGTTCAGAGCAGGCTGAACGAACTTTGTTGAATAACCGAACTGTTTCTTTAAAGCAATTTACTTCAATAACACCTTTGATTATTGTTCTTGCGGCGTTGTTGGCAATCAGTGTTTCTGTGTTTTCTTATATTAAGGTGACTTCGGATATGGCGGCAAGGGCCAGTTTACAGGAAGAACTTACCATCAAAGATCAGGAAATTTCACGGCGGATCAATATTATCCAGCACATCGCCGGGCAGATATCCGCCGGCGAATATGGAGTACGTGTAAATGACGATGAAAAAGACAGCCTGGGCAGCATTTCTTTGGCATTGAACAAAATGGCGGAATCGCTGCAAAAATCGTTCAATATTTTATCAGACAATGACTGGATGCAAACAGGAATCAGCCAATTGAACAACCAGATGATAGGTGAAAAGCCCCTGGACGTGCTGATGGCTGATGTCCTCCGTTTTATAGCAGGATATACCGGTAGCCAGGTGGGCGCATTATACCTGCTTGAAAATGATGACTTATGGCTCCGCAGTAGTTTTGCGCTTACAGGAGCTCCATCCAAAATTGCCATGGGTGAAGGATTGGTGGGCCAGGCGGCAAAAAGCGACCATGTACTGTGGCTGAAGGAGATTGCTGATGAACAAATACAGGTTGTACATGCTGCCGGAGGTATAAAGCCGCGCAATTTTCTTATTGTTCCAATCCATTATGAAAGCCAGGTAAAAGGGGTAATTGAATTGGCATCAGTTTATCGCTTTCCAGACCGGAAACTGGAATTTCTGAAAAATGTAGCCGACAACATTGGCCTCGCCGTAGCGGGTGCACAAAATCGGCAGCGACTACAGGAACTGCTTGAGGAAACACAGGCCCAGTCTGAAGAATTGCAGGCTCAGCATAGCGAACTTGAAAATTTAAATACTGAGCTGGAGGCGCATGCCCAAAAGTTGCAAACATCAGAGGAAGAATTGCGCGTACAGCAGGAAGAATTGCAGCAAACCAATATTGAATTGAGTGAAAGGAGCCGGATCATCCAGGAGCGCAACATCGAGATTCAGCAAAAAGCAGAAGAACTTGAACGAACAACCCGTTATAAATCAGAATTCATGGCCAATATGTCGCATGAACTGCGCACGCCACTTAATTCTATTTTGTTGTTATCCAGGTACTTGTCTGAAAATAGTACCCAAAACCTCACCGCCGAGCAAATCGAATCAGCGGGGGTTATCCTAAGTTCCGGAAACGGCTTGCTTAATCTGATCGATGAATTGCTAGACTTATCCAAGATTGAAGCTGGCAAAATGGACCTGGAATACCAAAAAATCCCGCTTAGCGAGCTGGTCGGTGCCATGCAATCATTATTTGCGCCGGTTGCAAAGGAGAAGGGCCTTCAATTTATTATTAATCAGGAGACCGTTAAGACCATTGTAATGGAGACTGACAGGATGCGGTTAGAACAAATATTAAAAAACCTTTTGTCTAATGCCTTTAAATTCACAGGTAAAGGTCAGGTTATTCTTACTGTGCGTCAGCCGCCGGCCAATCCGGATATTTTAGAGTTCCAGGTTGCTGATACGGGTATTGGAATTCCAAAGGATAAGCTTGGGATAGTATTTGAGGCATTCCAGCAGGCTGACGGTTCTACTAAAAGAAAATTCGGCGGCACAGGGTTAGGGCTGTCTATCAGCCGCCAGTTGGCCCGCTTGTTGGGAGGAGAGATATCCGTTGTAAGTGACCCTGGTAAGGGAAGTGTATTTACGCTCACTTTACCACTCAACCGCGAGACTGACCACATTTCTATACCGCCTGTTATTCATACTGAAAACGCGTCTGCTGACCAGCTTATGACCGATTCAAACCGCAAAAAGTTTTTAGTGCCTGTTATGCCCGATGATATTGCGGATGACCGCAACGAAATACAACCCGGGGACAAAACAATTCTCATTATAGAAGACGATACTCCTTTTGCTAAAGCTTTGTTAAATTATACCCATAAAAGCGGATATAAAGGTATCACAACTGTAAGAGGTGATTATGCACTGCAATTGGCGATTCAATATCAGCCCGTTGCTATCCTGCTGGATATCCACTTGCCTATGAAAGACGGGTGGGATGTAATGGAAGAATTAAAAGCAAATGATGCTACGAGGCATATCCCTGTACATATTATGTCTTCTGTTGAGGCTAAGAAAGAAAGCAGGCTGAAAGGTGCGGTTGATTTTATAAGTAAGCCGATCGCTGTTGAACAAATGAAACAAATGTTTCAGAAACTGGAAGAGGTTTGGAGCCGAAACCCCAAAAAAGTGCTCATTGTGGAAGAAAACGCCAGGCATGCCCGCGCGTTATCCTATTTCCTCGATACTTTTAACGTCTCTTCAACGGTTTCCGGTAGTATCAGCGAAAGCATAGACGCATTAAATAATAAGCAAGTGGATTGCGTCATCATGGATATGGCAGTTCCTGATAAAAAAGCATATGAAACACTTGAAACGATCAAGCAAAATCCCGGGCTCGAAGACCTGCCGATCATCATTTTTACAGGGAAGCATTTGTCTGCAGGCGAAGAAACCCGTATTCGCCAATATGCTGACACAATCGTTGTTAAAACTGCCCATTCTTATCAGCGGATATTGGATGAGGTGACGCTTTTTCTCCACCTGGTTGAAAATCAAAGGAATTCGTCCGCCCGGGGCAACCCAAAAGGGCGTGACCTGCTTGACGATGTTCTGAAAGATAATACCGTTTTGATTGCTGACGATGACGTGCGAAATATATTTTCAATGACCAAATCGTTAGAAAAATATGGCATGAAGGTGATAACAGCTACGGATGGAAAGGAAGCACTGGAGCAATTGACGCAACACCCGGAAATCAGCATTGTGTTGATGGATATGATGATGCCTGAAATGGATGGGTATGAAAGTACGGCCAGAATAAGGCAGAACCCGCTTTTTAAAGAAATACCGGTAATTGCGGTTACAGCGAAGGCTATGTTGGGCGACCGTGAGAAATGCATAGCGGCGGGCGCTTCGGATTATATTTCAAAACCAGTAGACGTTGACCAGCTCACCTCCTTATTACGTGTGTGGTTATTTGATAAAAAAAATAAAATAAAAAAGTAA
- a CDS encoding hybrid sensor histidine kinase/response regulator — translation MILIVDDKQENLIALGKTLESRGFEIDTALSGEDALKKLLRNDYELIILDVQMPGMDGFEVAEAVSGYRRTSDIPIIFLSAVNVSKEFITKGYASGGRDYLVKPFDTDILVLKIKTFVKLNNIQRSLQLEIERRIVAENKKDEFISIASHELNTPLTSIKGYIQLAGNALERKNIDQTRMFLDRSQKQVTKLNRLVGDLLDTTKIQSGKLQFNFQYFDFGTFLINAVENIQHSFPDKSLRIKAPDISNIRVFGDENRLEQVVQNYLSNAIKYGPEGKEVVIEVLLLPDGKVHVNVIDEGIGISAERQHQLFEKFYRVEENSNRFQGLGMGLYICAEIVKRHKGTYGVVSEPEKGSTFYFCIPINPAISELN, via the coding sequence ATGATACTTATTGTTGACGACAAGCAGGAAAACCTTATTGCACTGGGGAAAACACTCGAAAGCCGGGGGTTTGAAATCGATACCGCTTTATCAGGTGAAGATGCTTTAAAAAAATTGCTTAGGAATGACTACGAGTTAATTATTCTTGACGTGCAAATGCCCGGGATGGATGGATTTGAAGTAGCGGAGGCCGTAAGCGGTTATCGGCGGACAAGCGATATCCCTATTATTTTTTTATCGGCTGTGAATGTCAGTAAAGAATTTATTACCAAAGGCTATGCATCGGGGGGCCGGGACTATCTTGTTAAGCCCTTTGATACTGATATCCTGGTATTAAAGATTAAAACATTTGTCAAATTGAATAATATTCAGCGGTCGCTGCAGTTGGAAATCGAAAGACGCATAGTTGCCGAAAATAAAAAAGACGAATTTATCAGTATCGCCAGCCATGAATTGAATACGCCGCTTACATCGATAAAAGGCTATATACAACTTGCCGGGAATGCTTTAGAAAGAAAGAATATTGATCAAACCAGGATGTTTCTTGACCGCTCACAAAAACAGGTCACTAAATTGAACAGGCTGGTTGGGGATCTGCTGGACACCACTAAAATTCAATCGGGAAAATTGCAGTTCAATTTTCAATACTTTGATTTTGGAACTTTTTTAATTAACGCGGTAGAAAATATTCAACATTCCTTTCCGGACAAAAGCCTTCGAATCAAAGCGCCCGACATATCAAATATCCGGGTTTTTGGCGATGAGAATCGTTTGGAACAAGTGGTTCAAAATTACCTGAGTAACGCCATAAAATACGGCCCAGAGGGCAAAGAAGTTGTAATTGAAGTGCTGCTTTTACCAGATGGAAAAGTACACGTAAACGTGATTGATGAGGGTATTGGTATTTCGGCTGAAAGACAACATCAACTTTTTGAGAAATTTTACAGGGTAGAGGAAAATTCCAACCGGTTCCAGGGACTGGGGATGGGGCTTTACATTTGCGCTGAGATCGTTAAAAGACACAAGGGTACCTACGGTGTTGTAAGTGAACCTGAAAAAGGTTCCACATTTTACTTTTGTATCCCGATTAATCCTGCTATTTCTGAACTGAATTAA
- a CDS encoding response regulator: MALVKSRLKIFLVDDDPFCRNMYLQHLENLGYKDITCFENGADCLAHLFLKPDVIFLDHSMGTLPGLTVLKKIKLFDPDIHVVFLSGSANIITAVKALKSGAIEYIVKGINEFENMTKVLSRIAEIKAS, from the coding sequence ATGGCCTTGGTGAAATCCAGATTAAAGATTTTTTTGGTTGACGACGACCCTTTTTGCCGCAATATGTACCTGCAACACCTGGAAAATCTGGGTTATAAGGATATCACCTGTTTTGAAAATGGCGCTGATTGCCTTGCACATCTTTTTCTAAAACCAGACGTCATCTTTCTTGATCACAGTATGGGGACACTCCCCGGACTGACCGTATTGAAAAAAATAAAACTTTTTGACCCCGATATTCACGTGGTATTTTTATCGGGCAGTGCCAATATTATTACCGCAGTAAAAGCCCTTAAAAGTGGCGCGATTGAATATATTGTGAAAGGAATAAATGAGTTTGAAAACATGACTAAAGTGCTGAGCAGGATAGCCGAAATAAAAGCGTCATAA
- a CDS encoding response regulator, with protein MKNNTPMTNHKLLNRQLKKYSTKELSSNSDFIQFIEAVSDSYEAFDRDKELSNHAFTITQQEFTEINEKLKEEVELRRLSIHKLKNTLQHIKAEHYESVTETGDDLLEIVDLLNDEITRRKEVEKQLMLAKEEAEKASMAKSEFLSIISHEIRTPLNAVLGMGHLLLKSNPRPDQVDNLTALKTSADNLLMLINDILDFNKIEAGKLDLEETSFSIKKLVKDIITANTNSANERENKIVLDVDEKLPEHFVGDTLRMGQVLNNLVSNAVKFTHRGVISVRLILKELKQESAMVEFCIEDTGVGISKKNHEAIFLPFMQASTSITRQYGGTGLGLAITKRILLLLGSDIKVKSEIGKGSVFSFTLELKTVEAGDNNAPEDDSVDFDLDNKCILLVEDTLFNVLYATQLLESWKAKVNVAENGAVAVEMLKNNKCDLVLMDLQMPVMDGYTATTKIREFDKETPIIALTASATSDVRKKVMQAGMQDYVTKPFNPNDFFIKLKKYLG; from the coding sequence ATGAAGAATAATACCCCGATGACAAATCATAAGTTATTAAATCGGCAATTAAAAAAATATTCAACAAAAGAATTGTCGTCGAATTCCGATTTTATTCAATTTATTGAAGCGGTTAGCGATTCGTACGAAGCTTTTGATCGTGATAAGGAATTGTCGAACCATGCGTTTACCATCACCCAGCAGGAATTTACAGAGATCAACGAAAAACTAAAAGAAGAAGTTGAGCTGCGCAGGTTGTCGATCCACAAATTGAAAAACACGCTTCAGCATATAAAAGCAGAACATTATGAATCGGTTACAGAAACCGGCGACGACCTGCTGGAGATTGTTGACCTGCTAAACGATGAAATAACCCGTCGGAAAGAGGTTGAAAAACAGCTAATGCTGGCCAAAGAAGAAGCTGAAAAAGCAAGTATGGCGAAGTCGGAGTTTCTATCGATCATTAGTCACGAGATCAGGACCCCGTTAAATGCAGTTCTGGGTATGGGGCATCTGCTGTTGAAAAGTAACCCGCGCCCTGACCAGGTAGATAACTTAACCGCCTTAAAAACATCAGCAGATAATTTACTGATGCTTATTAATGATATCCTGGATTTTAATAAAATTGAAGCCGGTAAACTCGATCTTGAGGAAACATCGTTCAGTATAAAAAAATTAGTGAAAGATATTATCACCGCTAATACCAACAGCGCTAATGAACGGGAAAATAAAATCGTACTGGATGTTGATGAAAAACTACCTGAACACTTTGTTGGTGACACCTTAAGGATGGGGCAGGTTTTAAATAACCTGGTTTCAAATGCGGTTAAATTTACCCACCGCGGAGTTATATCCGTACGCCTGATCTTAAAAGAATTAAAACAGGAATCGGCAATGGTTGAATTTTGTATAGAAGACACAGGTGTTGGTATTTCAAAGAAAAACCATGAAGCTATCTTTTTACCATTTATGCAAGCCTCAACATCAATAACCAGGCAATATGGCGGTACAGGTTTAGGATTAGCGATCACAAAACGCATCCTGTTATTATTGGGTTCAGATATTAAGGTTAAATCAGAAATTGGAAAAGGTTCTGTTTTTTCATTCACACTTGAGCTTAAAACTGTTGAGGCGGGCGATAATAACGCACCCGAGGATGACTCGGTAGACTTTGACCTGGATAACAAATGTATTTTGCTTGTTGAAGACACTTTGTTTAACGTACTGTACGCAACACAGCTTCTTGAAAGCTGGAAAGCTAAAGTTAACGTGGCCGAAAATGGCGCCGTTGCTGTTGAAATGCTGAAGAATAATAAATGTGATCTGGTTTTAATGGACCTTCAAATGCCGGTGATGGATGGTTATACTGCGACAACTAAGATAAGGGAATTTGATAAGGAAACGCCAATAATTGCGTTAACAGCCTCGGCAACAAGCGATGTAAGGAAAAAGGTTATGCAAGCCGGTATGCAGGACTATGTTACCAAGCCGTTCAATCCAAATGATTTTTTTATAAAGCTTAAAAAATATCTCGGGTAA
- a CDS encoding FIST signal transduction protein — protein MKAQQKLYKNGQFISEGGDKLSGKNTLVLGFGAKNILLDNDIYTKLKGYYPGANIVTCSTSGEIYDENVSDNTVSVVAIEFEKTAVKTISINIKEVANSFEAGEKVFSLLNSNDLAYVMIISDGGLVNGSELVRGIEQVNKKNIPVTGGLAGDAANFNYTIVGCNEGPAMGNIVAIGFYGDKLKIGHSSIGGWEIFGPEKKVTSSVSNVLFEIDDKNALELYKQYLGKYANELPGSALLFPLYVRPEGSDEGVVRTILSIDNEKQSMTFAGDIPEGSLVRFMKANFDKLIDAATLAAVNAVTQFDDAINAKPKLALLISCVGRKLILGKRIDEEVEAVKEIFGENTLISGFYSYGEISPLNVNARCELHNQTMTITTFNEE, from the coding sequence ATGAAAGCGCAACAAAAGCTATATAAAAACGGTCAATTTATTTCGGAAGGCGGAGATAAACTGAGCGGAAAAAACACCCTGGTACTGGGGTTTGGTGCTAAAAATATTTTATTGGATAACGATATTTATACGAAGCTGAAAGGATATTACCCGGGTGCCAATATAGTAACTTGCTCCACCTCGGGTGAGATTTATGATGAAAATGTTTCGGATAATACAGTTTCAGTTGTCGCGATAGAGTTTGAAAAAACCGCAGTTAAAACCATCAGTATAAATATTAAAGAAGTAGCTAACAGTTTTGAAGCAGGGGAGAAGGTTTTTTCGCTCTTGAACAGTAACGATCTGGCTTATGTAATGATCATTTCGGACGGAGGCCTTGTAAATGGAAGCGAATTAGTACGTGGAATTGAACAGGTGAACAAAAAAAATATTCCTGTTACGGGCGGGTTGGCCGGAGATGCAGCCAATTTTAATTATACAATAGTTGGCTGTAACGAAGGTCCGGCAATGGGGAATATAGTGGCTATCGGGTTCTACGGCGATAAATTAAAGATTGGCCATAGTTCTATAGGCGGATGGGAAATTTTTGGTCCCGAAAAAAAGGTTACAAGCTCTGTTTCGAATGTGCTTTTTGAGATTGACGATAAAAACGCGCTTGAACTTTATAAACAATACCTGGGAAAATATGCGAATGAGTTGCCAGGTTCGGCATTGCTCTTTCCACTATATGTTCGCCCTGAAGGAAGTGATGAGGGGGTGGTTCGAACCATTCTTTCCATAGATAATGAAAAGCAAAGCATGACCTTTGCAGGGGATATTCCCGAAGGCTCATTGGTTCGGTTTATGAAAGCTAATTTCGACAAACTGATCGATGCGGCAACTTTGGCAGCGGTAAATGCTGTTACCCAGTTTGATGATGCTATTAATGCAAAACCCAAACTGGCCTTGTTGATCAGTTGTGTAGGCCGGAAACTGATATTGGGAAAGCGTATTGATGAAGAAGTTGAAGCGGTGAAAGAAATATTCGGCGAAAATACCTTAATTAGCGGTTTTTATTCATACGGCGAGATTTCACCACTTAATGTAAACGCCAGGTGTGAATTACACAACCAAACTATGACTATTACAACTTTTAATGAAGAATAA